The genomic segment TCCAATTACAGAAAGCATCAATGGTAAGCATATGTTCAGTTTTGTAGCGCCAGAAGGGAATACATTTATCCTGATTGGTGAATGGGTTGAAGCCCCTTATACAAGCGAATTACGCACAGAATTTTTTAACAATATGGAAAATGTTGAAATTTTACCAATTGAAAAGCTGTCAGCATTGACAGAACCTGCATTTGTACTCTTTGGGCGCGTAACTTGTCCCTGGACACGCAGATTTGTCAAACAGCTTCCAGACTTTTCTGACACGAAGATTTATTATATTGATACAGAAAATACAGACATAAACCCAGACTTACAAAAAGTTCGTCAAACTTACGAAGCGCCAACAGTACCAACCTTTATCAAGATAAATGCTGATGGAACATTTGTTAAATTTGACAGCACAAAAATATCACTTACAGACTTCATAAAATAAGATTTTTTACTGACAGAAAGGCTGTCAGTAAAATTTTAAAACGAATTATCAGAAAAAAGGGGAAAATTACAAATGCAAGCACAAAAATTATCAGCTCAAGAAATCATCCAATTTATTGGCAATGCCGAAAAGAAAACGAATGTCAAAGTAACGTTTGAGGGGATGCTTACAGGAGCTTTGCCAGAAAATGTTCTTCATATTGGCAATCATCTGTTTGGTGACTGGAAAGACGTTGAACCACTCTTGTCAGCGCTGACGGAAAATAAAGATTACATTGTCGAATTTGATGGTAGAAACTCTGCTGTACCAATGCTTGACACACGCTATCTCAATGCACGGATTGAGCCAGGTGCCATTATTCGTGACCAAGTGACCATCGGAGATGGTGCGGTGGTTATGATGGGAGCCATTATTAACATCGGTGCCGAAATCGGTGATGGGACGATGATTGACATGGGTGCGGTACTCGGTGGTCGCGCGACAGTCGGCAAACACGCTCATATTGGCGCAGGTGCGGTACTTGCTGGTGTGATTGAGCCAGCAAGCGCTGAGCCCGTTCGGATTGGCGATAATGTCCTTGTCGGTGCCAACGCGGTCGTCATCGAGGGCGTGCAAGTAGGCGCAGGCTCAGTAGTTGCAGCAGGTGCTATTGTCACTCAAGATGTCCCAGAAAATGTTGTTGTAGCAGGAGTTCCAGCTCGTATCATCAAGCAGATTGATGAAAAAACACAACAAAAAACAGCGCTTGAAGATGTGCTGAGAAACTTGTAAAATATAAAAATGAATGAACAAGCTTATCCATACATATACAATCAAAATTTGATAGGTTCAAAAAGTTCTGTACGCGGTAAAAATACTTTTCGGCTCGACCGCGCAAAGGAACAGGCGACACTTGAAAAAGTGCCACTTAAAAGAATAATTGATTATACAAATGAATTTTTGAAACTTACTGGAATAAATTTGATTAAGAACCCCAAATTTAAAATTCCAATCGACTATGAAAAATTAAAATAGATTATAACTTAAAAAATAAAAAAGATATTGTTTGGATGAAGTTCACTAAAGGTGGTTTTCTAGGAGTTATTGCTGTAAGTGACGATATAAATTTTAATTTAGGCACTACCTCAGGAATTATTATCAGTAAATTGAATAAAAAATGGGATGATTCATTTGTATTGATATTTCCACTAAAAAATATTCCAAGTGAATTAAAGCGTGGAGATATTGAATGTGGAATTGGGAATTATCTTGTTGCTAAAGGCGTTCCGATTCTAGATTATTACTCTCATAAATTTTAAAAAAGGTAAAAATAATATGCTAAACCTCATAAAAATCCGCCGACATCTCCACAGTATCCCAGAAATCGGCTTACAAGAACACGGAACACAAAAATACCTTTTAGAAGTTATCTACAAAATCATAGAAAATAAACCGTTTGCCGAATTAAAAACTTGGCAAACAGGGATTTTAGTCATGCTTCATGGTAGCCATGCTACGAAAACGATTGGTTGGCGGACGGATATTGATGGCTTGCCAGTCGAAGAGCAGACAGGTTTGCCTTTCGCCAGCAAAAATGGTAGGATGCACGCTTGCGGACACGATATTCACATGACGACAGCGCTAGGTTTGCTTGAACAACTTTCTGAAACACAACCACACGAAAATCTGCTCTTTCTCTTTCAACCTGCTGAGGAAAATGAAGCAGGTGGTAAACTCATGTATGACGAAAATGCTTTTGGTGATTGGAAACCTGATGAATTTTATGGGCTTCATGTTCGTCCAGAGCTTGCGGTTGGAGACATTGCGACAAATACGCATACGCTCTTTGCAGGTACTTGCGAGGTTGAGCTGACCTTTAAAGGTAAAGGCGGACACGCCGCTTTTCCTCATGAAGCCAATGATGCGCTTGTTGCTGCCAGTTATTTTGTCACACAAGTGCAGACCATTGTCAGTCGTAACGTTGACCCACTTGGCTCAGCTGTTGTTACTTTTGGAAAAATGGAAGCAGGAACAACAAATAATATCATCGCAGAAACAGCATTTCTCCACGGAACAATCAGAACATTGACTCAAGAAATGAATACGCTGACACAAAAACGTTTGACTAAAATTGCACAAGGTGTTGCGCAATCGTTTGATATGGAACTTGACCTTAAACTCAAACAAGGCGGCTATCTTCCTGTCGAAAATAATCCCAAACTTGCTTCAGAGCTCATGACTTTCTTTGAAGATGAAGCAGCGGTCAATTTGATTGACATTGAACCTGCCATGACAGGCGAGGATTTTGGATACCTCCTCTCAAAAATCCCTGGTGTGATGTTTTGGCTTGGTGTTGATAGTCCTGCACCTCTTCATTCAAACAAGATGACACCAAATGAGGCGGTGCTTGATTTTGCAGTGGAAAATATCGCAAAGTTTTTGAAAATGAAAACAAAACGTTAAATACTTATTTTAGATAGAAGAACAATGAATTCAAGAATATATTTACAACCTGATGCAGTACCAACGCAAGATGATATTCGTACAGCAAATCGTATTTTTCGCCATTTTGGCAAAGAGGTCACCTTTTTGCAACGACAAGGTGAGGACTTTCCAGATATTACAATGAATCGATTACGTTGGGCGATTTTCAACTTTACAGATGGAGAAGAAGAAACTATATTAAGCAAGGAGATAGTAAAATCACCCAATGTTATTATTGATTTTGCTAACTTTGATGGTGATGAGAATAATTCAGCAAGACTCTTTCAAGAACTGTTTGAGGCAAATGAAGAAATTGCAAATCTTGTTCTTGTGAAGAAGTCAGAGCAAGTGACAGAATTTGTGAAGGAAAATCAAAATAAAGCTAAACGTAAAAAATAGAAAATATAGAAGTGTAAGCCAGTTTAGAGTGTAGAATATAGCTGAACTGGCTAGTCACTTACTGGAGAGCTAAAGAATATTATCTAAAATTTTTTCGGATAAATGAGTTTATTCTTGACAGTCAAGAGTAAAATTGATATACTGATATAGTCGTTTGAGAGAAACGCAGGCGTGGCTCAACTGGATAGAGTACCTGACTACGAATCAGGCGGTTGTAGGTTCGAATCCTACCGCTTGCATAAACAAGATGTGACGAAAGTCACTTTTTTGTTGAAATAGCTAATTCAATATTTGCTACGGGAAGTAGCTCAGCTTGGTAGAGTACTTGGTTTGGGACCAAGGTGTCGCAGGTTCGAATCCTGTCTTCCCGATTACCGACTAACCCTAACTCATCTTTCGTGGATGAGTTTTTTTGATATCAAAAACTATATAAACCAGTCAACTTTAAAAATAATGAACATCGAATATGAAAGCTCGCAAAGCTGTCCTAAGCAACCTTATATGACATGAGATAAATGTGCAAATCATCATCATCATGAGTTTATCAGAAGGAAGACTTAGAATCAAAAACTACTGATAAAAAAATATAAACTGTTACGACTAAGGTAACGAAAATTTATGAGAACAGTATTTCACAGATTGACCGAAGAATTATTAAAAAACTGGTGTTTTTATGCAAAAGATACCCCTTTGTACTCATTTTTCACATTCTCAAATCCTTTAAAGTCTGTATGTGTAAAGAAATAGAGTTGGAGATTAATATTGCCATCTCTTCGTCATTTTCAATCATACCGTTTTTGCACCAAGTCATCAAAACTTGATAAATACCACCTGCTAAAAACTCAGAACTGTATAGTTTATATTCTGCTGAACATTCAATTGAACACATTATCTCTGTACTAAATATTTCCATAAATTTTATCAACTGACTAAAAAATAGATGTCCTAAATTTGCACTTAATAGTGTATTGATTAAAGTCTGATGTTTTCTAAAATGTTGGAAATATAATTGCATCATTTTATTTATCTCAATACTATTATGCCTTAAAAGATTACCGTAATCATTGTATATGTTATCAATACTTTCTATAAGAATATCCTCAATAATTGAATAATTCCGATAGAAAGCCATTCGCGATACACCTGCCTTTTGTGTAAGTTCTGTTATTGATATTGAATAGAAATTTTTTCTTTTCATTATTTGAATTAAAGCTTCAAATAGACACTCTTTTACTAATTGGTTTTGTTCTTGATTATATTTATTAGTCATGAGGCAATTTCTCCTTATTTGTAACACCTAGTGAAAAATCACTTGTAATAATCATTTCATAATACTATAATTTGTTAGGAGTTGCAAATGTAACTTCTAATGATGTAGATATCCAAAGGAGAAAATAAAATGAAAACATGGTTTATTACTGGTGCAACCGGTGGATTAGCTAGTCAACTTACTAAACATCTTTTAGAAAGAGGGGATCGTGTCGTTGCCACAACCCGTAAACAAGGGAATCTTGATAAATTAAAAAAACAATATGATTCTCAATTATGGGAGTATCATTTAGATTTAACAAATCCCCAACAAATAGAAGATATAGTAACAAAAGCATTTGACGAATTAGGTACAATAGATATCATAGTTAATAATGCAGCCTATGGACTTTATGGTGCTGTAGAAGAAATTAACGATGAACAGA from the Lactococcus allomyrinae genome contains:
- a CDS encoding VOC family protein, which produces MITLNVNSLENAEIFWKELGLEDEIALNEDFNCVPQTLAISVEYIDEIHDKVVALGLQVSPITESINGKHMFSFVAPEGNTFILIGEWVEAPYTSELRTEFFNNMENVEILPIEKLSALTEPAFVLFGRVTCPWTRRFVKQLPDFSDTKIYYIDTENTDINPDLQKVRQTYEAPTVPTFIKINADGTFVKFDSTKISLTDFIK
- the dapD gene encoding 2,3,4,5-tetrahydropyridine-2,6-dicarboxylate N-acetyltransferase; amino-acid sequence: MQAQKLSAQEIIQFIGNAEKKTNVKVTFEGMLTGALPENVLHIGNHLFGDWKDVEPLLSALTENKDYIVEFDGRNSAVPMLDTRYLNARIEPGAIIRDQVTIGDGAVVMMGAIINIGAEIGDGTMIDMGAVLGGRATVGKHAHIGAGAVLAGVIEPASAEPVRIGDNVLVGANAVVIEGVQVGAGSVVAAGAIVTQDVPENVVVAGVPARIIKQIDEKTQQKTALEDVLRNL
- a CDS encoding N-acetyldiaminopimelate deacetylase, which codes for MLNLIKIRRHLHSIPEIGLQEHGTQKYLLEVIYKIIENKPFAELKTWQTGILVMLHGSHATKTIGWRTDIDGLPVEEQTGLPFASKNGRMHACGHDIHMTTALGLLEQLSETQPHENLLFLFQPAEENEAGGKLMYDENAFGDWKPDEFYGLHVRPELAVGDIATNTHTLFAGTCEVELTFKGKGGHAAFPHEANDALVAASYFVTQVQTIVSRNVDPLGSAVVTFGKMEAGTTNNIIAETAFLHGTIRTLTQEMNTLTQKRLTKIAQGVAQSFDMELDLKLKQGGYLPVENNPKLASELMTFFEDEAAVNLIDIEPAMTGEDFGYLLSKIPGVMFWLGVDSPAPLHSNKMTPNEAVLDFAVENIAKFLKMKTKR
- a CDS encoding TetR/AcrR family transcriptional regulator — protein: MTNKYNQEQNQLVKECLFEALIQIMKRKNFYSISITELTQKAGVSRMAFYRNYSIIEDILIESIDNIYNDYGNLLRHNSIEINKMMQLYFQHFRKHQTLINTLLSANLGHLFFSQLIKFMEIFSTEIMCSIECSAEYKLYSSEFLAGGIYQVLMTWCKNGMIENDEEMAILISNSISLHIQTLKDLRM